The window GGAAGCCGACGGCCGTCTGCAGCAGCGGCGCGTTCCGGACGGTCACGAGCGCGAGCGACAGCGGCGGCAGGTCGGCGGTGTGCGAGAAATCCAGCAGCAGCCGGTCCTCGCTGGCCACGAGGTTGCGAGCGAACCGGCGGTTGCCCGAGCGCTCCAGCATCGTGTTGATGAACACGCTGGGGTCCGAGACGACCACGACCCGTCCCTGGCCCACGCGCTCGACCGTCGCGACCGGTCGCGAGGCCAGCCGCTCGGTATCGTCGAGTGCCTCGTTACCGTTCGTGTCCAGATACGCGAATCCGGACGAGCGGACGAGGACGGTCGCGTTCGCATCGCCCGGCTCGACGACGCTGCCGTAGTTGAGCGTCAGGCGCTCGACACCGCGCGTCAGCGTCTCGTTGTCCGTGACGTTCCGTGCGACGGGCATCGCTGGCGAGCGGTAGTTGTGGCGTTCGTCCCGGAGGAGCGTGCCGTTGACTCGTGCCGTCGCGCCGACGCCGCCCAGGAGTTCGTTGCCACCGGCCCCCACGTCCTCGGCGACGACGAGCGTGCCGCCGCGGGCGAGGAAACCACGGATAGCCGCGAGGTCGCGCTCCGAGTAGGAGCGATCGGGCGCGAGGACGACCGCGACGGTCCCGTCGCCGGCACCGCGATATTCGCTCACGTTCCGGGCGACCGTCGTCTCCGTCCCGGCCTCGTCGGCCACCGTCCGGAGTTCCGAGGTCCCCTCCCAGCCCGGATTGTAGAGCCCGAACGCGGCCGAGGAGGTACTCGCCGCGACGAGGACACCCAGCAGCGTCGCTGCGACGAGCGCCACCAGCAACACGCGGGGAACGTCCCACTCGATGCCCAGCAGTTCACGCGCCACTCAGCCGAACACCCCCGGCGGCAGGATGGCGAGGATGCGCCGCACCACGATGTAGCCGAAGACGACGAGCCCGAGTCCGATGAGCCACTTCAGCCGCGAGCGCCACCGCGGCGTCACGTTGAACGGGGCCGTCAACTCGACCACGACGAGGAAGCCGATGAGCGAGACGACGAAGAACAGTTCGTACGAGAGCGACCCGAGCAGCGACAGGCCCAGCACCGTCGCCAGCATCCACGCCAGTTGCGCGTGGACGAACCGCTGTCGCCGTCGGGTCGCCATTGTGGGTGTGTTCGGGGGAGGGCGTTAGAAGGTGTCGGGCTTCGATGGCCGAGTGCGAACGCCCGCTGCCCCCATCCCTCGCAGCATCGACCACCGGTCTGCTCGTGGCGCGTCCCGTCACCGTCGCCCTCGGGCTACGCTCGGGTCTGGGCCAGCATCGTCGGCCCCCCTTCCGGCCTCGCTGCCGGGGATTCAGACGAGACCGTGGGAGCCTCCGCCACAGTGATACCCTGTCGTCGAGATGGGCCGGTACGATGCCCTCTCAGGATGCCCTCCTGCTCGCCGTCTGGAACTGGCTCAACCGGATGCGTGACCGCAACCCCCGCCGACTGGCGGTCCTGCTGGTCGTGACGGGTGTCGTCCTCGCCGTCCTGGGGTGGTACTTCCGGCCGTGGCTCCACGGGGTCGTCTACGGCCTCTACACGACGCCGATCGCCCTGCCGGTCGTGGTGCTCGGGTTGGTGGTCCTGGCCTTCCTCCGCCCGCGCCTCGGCACACCCGGCGCTGCCCAGGTCGCACTGGTCCTGGCTGGCTTCATGCTCTTCGTCGGCATCGGCGGTGCCGGCCTGCTGGCCGGCGAGGAACTCGGGAAGACGACGATGACCCGCTCGGACACGGCCGGCAACCTCAGCGAGACCGACCCGGCGAAGCCGCGGGTCGTCCCGCAGAGCGTGGCGACGCGGTACGCCTCGAACACCCTGAACTTCCCACAGTACCGCATCGCCGGCGGCGACATCACCGTCCGTAACGGGACGCCGTACTGGTCGTACGCGCTCGCGCCGGACGGGACGTTCAACCATCTCACCAAGCGCCAGCACGGGACGGTGCTCGTCGACATGACCGAGCAGAACGCGGAGGTCGACACCGTCGTCGGCGACCTGCAGAAGGGAATCGGCCCAGCCTTCTACAACAACTACAGGTTCGAGACGCTGAAGCGGGCCGACTACCTCGTCCAGTACCAGGACCCGTACATGGTGGTCCACGAGGGCGAGCAGTACATCGCCGTCCCGTACACGAAACCGAAGTTCCACTGGCTCCCGCTGCCGTACACGACGCCCGAATGGGGCGGGGTGGTCCTGCTCGACCGCGACGGCACCGTCGAGGACCTCTCGCCAGCGGAGGCCCGTGACCATCCCGCGCTGTCGGGCCAGAAGCTCTACCCGTTCGACCTGACCCGCCGGAAGGTCGCGGCGACGAAGTACCGCAACGGCATCGTCAACACGTTCACGAGCCACGAGGACGAGATCGAGGTCGCGCCCGTTCCGGGCGAGGGCAACAGCCAGCCGTTCCTCGTGTTCACGGGGGCCGGCCCGGAGTACGTCGTCGCGGTCGAGCCGTACGGTCAGGCCCAGGGGCTGAAGGAGGTCTGGACAATCGACGCGCGGACCGGCGAGTACGAGCGGTACTCACCGACGGCGTCGCTGTTCGGCGCCCGCAAGGCGACCGACTACGTCCGGCAGGCCGCCCGGACGACCGACTGGAACCGGTTCACTCCCTCCGAGCCAATCCCCGTCGTGGTCGATAGCCAGCTCTACTGGCAGGTTCGGATCGTCCCCGAGGACAGCAGTGGCATCGCGTACACGGCGTTCGTCAATGCCCGCTCCAGCGATGTCCACGAGGTCACGACGACCGCGGAGGTGACCGCCTTCCTCCGGGGCGAGCGCGTCGACGGCGGGGGCGGTGACGGCCAGCCGGGTGACCGGACGCCGACCCTGGTCGTCGAGCGGGTCGCGCCGAACGGAACCGTCGTCGGGACGCTGGAGATATACGACGACGAGACCGTCCGCGTCCGGCAGGGGAACGCCACCGCGACGAACGCGACGAACGCGACGACCGGCCCGTCCTCGGGCTGAGGTCGTGGACGCGTCCCGAACGACCTATCCACGTCCCCGCGATACGTCCGGCTGAATGTGGCCCTGGGCCCACGCCGCGCTCGGCTACCTCGCCTACACGCTGTACCTGCGTGGCCGATTCAGCGAGCGACCGGTCGGACTTCCCGTCGTTGCACTGGGATTCGGCACCCAGCTCCCGGACCTCATCGACAAGACGCTGGCGTGGTACGTCGGCGTCCTGCCGTACGGCCGGTCGCTGGCACACTCGCTGCTGACGGGGACGGTCATCATGCTCGCCGTCGTCGCGGTGCTCCGACTCCGGGGAGCCGAAACCTCGGGGACGGCACTCGCCATCGGCTACGCGTCGCACTTCTTCGGTGACGCGTTCGGCTCGCTGGTGTCACTGAGCTTCGGCGACCTCGTGTTCCTGGCGTGGCCGCTAGCACCATCACCATCGACCGAGACGGTCGGTATCCTCACCCATCTCCGGGACATCGAGGGGTCGCCGCTGTTCCTGTTCGGCCTCGGTCTCACGGTGGTCGGGCTCGGGCTCTGGTACCGACACGGGCTGCCCGGGCTCCGGGAGCTGGTCGGACTCCTCACGTCCGAGGGGCGGTCGCCCGAGTCGGACGTGGAGTGAGCGGTCCCTCAGGGGTATGACGAGCGGGGCACTCAGTAGGTTTCTATGGTGTCATCGTCGAGTCTCCCGAAATTGCCGCCGATTTCTCACGAAGTTATCTCGCATATATGAGACCCCTCAAAAGACATAATAGATTACGGCGACGAGTGACAGGTATGACCGACCCTGGCCTCGAATCGTGGACTGATGGGCTATCATCTCGCGAGCGTGTCAGGGAGATCGCGACGACACTCACCCGGCCTCGCTCCGTCGAGTGGGTCCGTGAACAGGCACAGATCTCCTCGTGGCAGACCGCGAAAGACGAACTGGAGATGCTCGTCGAATTCGGGCAGATTCACGATATCGAGGGCGACGACGGGAACACGAAGTACGCTCCGAACTACCAGCTCCGATATTTCAACGAAGTAACCGAGCTGATCAATGACCACAGTCGCGAGGAGCTCCGTGAGGAGATCGCCACGATTCAAGCGGAGATCGACGAATGGAAGACCGAATTCGACATCGAATCACGGGACGATCTGGAATCGACGCTCACCGATGACGACCTCACCAGCGAGGCCATCCAGGAACGGAATCGTGTGCTTCGACAGTGGGAAACCTATGAGGACAATAAACGCCTGCTCAAGCACGCACTCGAACTCTACGACGATGCCCGGTCGCTCTACCCCGGACAGGACGGTTCACCGAACTCCTCGATGCCACTCTCCCAGTAGACTGTTCGATGATATTTCTCGCGAATCGCGCGAACCTCGTTGACATCCTCCCCGCCCTGAAGGGCGAGGATTCCCGAGCGTTGGGATATTAAGGTTCGCAACCCACCTGTTCCCTCGGGCGGAACGACCCGGAGGTTTGGTTGAACAGGTAGGCTACTGGCCGTGCCAAACGACCGTTACTCATATCCTCCGTCGGAGGACTCTGAGTTATCTTTCTCCGAATATTCACCGCACCATTCACGTCCGCGTTCATCGTCGCACCACACGACTCACAGACGTACAAGCCACGCTCCACACGATTCGCGTCACGCTTCCGCCCACAGCACGAACACGTCTTTGACGTGTCTCGCTCACTCGTTCGGTCTACGAGGATGCCGTGTTCTTCGGCCTTGTATTCGAGCAACGTAGTGAACCGGTCGAACTCCCATCCGTGGAGTTTCTTGTTTCCACGCTTGCCCCAGTTACGTGAGTCCCCGTTCTCGTCTTCACGAATCTCGCTCAAATCACCGATGGGGATACGACCGACCTCGTGGTCGATGCACTGCTCGACGATGTGCTTGGCGAGCGCGTGTAGGAAGTGGTCTTTCCGACGCGAGAGTTTCTGACGGGCACGGAGCGCACGGCGTGACGGGCCGTTCTCGCCCTCTGTGTCGTATTCGTCACGGGTGAAGTAGTGCTTGTCCTGCTTCAGCACGTTCCCCGGATACAACTCGGCCTCTCCATCGTCGTAGGCGATGGCGAGGTAGTTGTTGATACCGAGGTCGATTCCAGCCGTGTTGTCGCCGGGTGCGTTCTCGACGGGAATCTCAACCTTGCAGATGAGGTGGAGTTCCCAGCGGTCGCCGTTCCAGACGGCTCTGACCTGTTGGATGTTCTCCACGGTCACGTCTGGTCGCGTCTCGTACTCACAGAGGATGAAGTCAGAGCGGTGGTTCTTCAGGTTGAAGCCTTTGCTCAGACGGAGTTTGTTGTGCTTTGAATCGTGCTTGATACCCTTCTGCTTCCACGTCACGGTGGAGCGTGGGTGTTCGTCGCCGTGTTTGCGGTAGCCGGGTGGGTTGGCGTCTTCGTCTCCGCGTTGGCGTGCTTTGTACCAACTATTGAACGACTCAGCAAGCTCTTCGAGAACTCGCTGACTTGACTGAGAATGGAGGTCACTGTATCGTTCGTGTTCCTTGAGTTCGGATTTGAGTTCGCCGTCGTCGGGGATTTCCCCGTCTTCGTCCCACCGACCCTGCGTGTAGTATCGGGCGACGTTCCACAGTTTCGACGCGGAGAACCCGCACTGGTCGAGGTCGTCGCTCACCTGAGAGTGATTGACGATTTTCGCTCGATAGGTGCGAGTGGTCGCCAGCATCGGACTGTGTTCATAACCTGTTATGGAAGATTGTATATTAAAAGTAACGACTGGGCGTGGAATATCCAGTACTTCCATCGAACGTAGTTAGTGGAAGAGTTGTCGGCTGTATCCCCGCCCTGAAGGGCGGGGTTTTAGCCTTGCAACTTCCATAAGACCGGTGTTCGAGCGACGATTGCAGCACCGATATTCCTGACGAGGTCGTATCCTGTCGATGAAGCCGAACTTCAGATTTCGTTCGACTTCCCACAGGACTACGCGTATGATTTCTACAAGGTCCAGTGGGTCGAGCCCGAGCGTGACCTCATGATCGGATGGCATCAGGATGAAACACACATGAGTCTCGGAGAATGCCACCTCCAGATTGATCATCGAGGAGAGACGGTACAGCGAGAGGAGGCCGGGTTCCTCGATTCACACCCTCTGAACGTGTTTGAACAGCGAATTGATGGGCTAGTTAGTGTACTCGACGAACTACGGTGGGAAAACGACCGCCCCTCCATCCCGGAACACGCCATTCGTTGACATCCTCCCACGACTTCAGTCGTGGGCGTTCTCCTCAAATCTCTGTAATCGACACTAGCGGCCGACAATCTGCCCGTCCCGCAGCGTCACGGTCCGCTCGAACCGCTCGCCCAGTGCCCGGTCGTGACTCACGACCACGAGCGCCGTCTCTGCGGTGGCCTCGTCGAGCAGGTCCAGCACCCGCCCCTCGGTGTCGGGGTCGAGTTGCCCGGTCGGCTCGTCGGCCAGCACGACTGCGGGCCGGTTGGCCAGCGCCCGGGCGATGGCGACGCGCTGTTTCTCGCCACCCGACAGCGACGCCGGGTACTGGTCGGTGAGGTCGACGATGTCGAGCCGTTCGAACAGCGTGTCCAGCCACTCGCCGTCGTGGCTCCCGCCGTGTTCCTGCGGTAGCGCGGCGTTCTCCCGGGCCGTCAGGTCCGGGATGAGCTGGAAGTCCTGGAAGACGATGCCGACGTGGTCGCGGCGCAGCGCCGCCCGTTTGCGCTCCGGGAGCGAGGCGGCGTCGGTCCCGCGGACGAGAATCCGGCCCTCGGTCGGCGGTTCGAGCAGCCCGAGCACGCGGAACAGCGTCGTCTTCCCGGCGCCGCTCGGCCCGCGGATGAGCATTCGGGCCTCGGGCGGGACCGCGAGTGAGACATCTGTCAGGACGCGGGTTCCACCCCGGTCGACCGAGACACCATCCGCGGCCAGCACGGGCTCGTCGGGACTGCTCGCATCCGTCGACTCCCGCCCCTCCGTTGCCATCACTCCCCGCTTCTGCCGACGGGTGCCTAACGGTGTCGACTCGATTCGAGTGCCCCACAGTAGTCAGTGCGAGAGCTTGCGCTCAGCAATCCTCGCTACTACTGTTCCTCGGTACCACCAACGTGTGAGAGTCGAGGCCGCCGGAGTGGTAGACCACGTCCCGGCGCTCGAGGAACTGCTCGTAGCGCTCGGGCGACAGCGTTTCGGGTGCCGTCGGATACAGGTGCGCTCCGGCGGTGACCCAGTCCTTTGCCACCAGGACCGGACAGGTGGGCGGTGGGCCGCCCTGGAGCCACGACCGGATGGGCGCAACCTCCACGGTCGCAGCCGTGTCGGTGTAGTAGAGGAGCCCGACACGCGATAGCGCGTGGTCGGTCGCGTAGGGTCCCTCGACGTGGCGCTCGGCGAACGTCACGCCCTGGAACTCACCGGGTGTCGTCGTGCTCGGGACGGCACCGGTATCGAGGTCCATGTAGCCGATGGGGACCGTGGCGGCCAGTGCACCCACGACCACGACGACGAGCGCGACACGGCCGACCGTGGCGAGCCTGCTGGTTTCGTTATCCGACCCGAGATACGCCGAGACGCCACCGTCGGCTGCAGTGCCGCCGGCCGACCTGACCACCGAACGGGTTCCCGCCCGATGTCCGACCACCAGCGACCCGAGCGCTGCGCCGACGAACACGAACGCCGGGAGGTGGGCGAACGACTGCACGCGAATCACGTACCCGAAGAACTGGGGTGTGAGCGTCCCGGTCAGTCCGTAGTAGACCAGCCCGACGGGAGCGAGCAGCGCCGCGAACGCGGTGACGCCGGCTCCCTGCCGACCCTCGCGAATCCCGACGCCGACCAGCGCGACGGGGACGACGTACGCCCCGATGAGTAGCACCACGAGTCTCGGCGAGGGCACGGTTCCCGGGTAGATGGTGACGACTGCGTTCACGCCGACGAGGACGAACCAGCCGCCGACGGGGAGCAGCCACGCGACGCGGAGTGCCATCGTCGATGCCGAGCGGGCCCACACGGCGATGATACCGACCGCGACGACCCACGCGACGAACAGGCCGAGCGTCCCGCCCAGTAACCCGCTGTACGTGAGTTGCAACCCGACTGCGGGTGCCGCGAGCGCGTACCCGAAGTAGACCGTCCAGTAGCCACCCCCAACCGCAAGCGCGGCGAGCACGTCCCAGCGGTCACGCCCCCGGAC of the Haloglomus salinum genome contains:
- a CDS encoding DUF4350 domain-containing protein, whose product is MARELLGIEWDVPRVLLVALVAATLLGVLVAASTSSAAFGLYNPGWEGTSELRTVADEAGTETTVARNVSEYRGAGDGTVAVVLAPDRSYSERDLAAIRGFLARGGTLVVAEDVGAGGNELLGGVGATARVNGTLLRDERHNYRSPAMPVARNVTDNETLTRGVERLTLNYGSVVEPGDANATVLVRSSGFAYLDTNGNEALDDTERLASRPVATVERVGQGRVVVVSDPSVFINTMLERSGNRRFARNLVASEDRLLLDFSHTADLPPLSLALVTVRNAPLLQTAVGFLAVGLVGAWGAGLFGRLGSAVGRLRRKRPSDAPPVTEAALVAYLREQHPEWDESRIRRIAQGISTERGEGGADD
- a CDS encoding ABC transporter permease; amino-acid sequence: MPSQDALLLAVWNWLNRMRDRNPRRLAVLLVVTGVVLAVLGWYFRPWLHGVVYGLYTTPIALPVVVLGLVVLAFLRPRLGTPGAAQVALVLAGFMLFVGIGGAGLLAGEELGKTTMTRSDTAGNLSETDPAKPRVVPQSVATRYASNTLNFPQYRIAGGDITVRNGTPYWSYALAPDGTFNHLTKRQHGTVLVDMTEQNAEVDTVVGDLQKGIGPAFYNNYRFETLKRADYLVQYQDPYMVVHEGEQYIAVPYTKPKFHWLPLPYTTPEWGGVVLLDRDGTVEDLSPAEARDHPALSGQKLYPFDLTRRKVAATKYRNGIVNTFTSHEDEIEVAPVPGEGNSQPFLVFTGAGPEYVVAVEPYGQAQGLKEVWTIDARTGEYERYSPTASLFGARKATDYVRQAARTTDWNRFTPSEPIPVVVDSQLYWQVRIVPEDSSGIAYTAFVNARSSDVHEVTTTAEVTAFLRGERVDGGGGDGQPGDRTPTLVVERVAPNGTVVGTLEIYDDETVRVRQGNATATNATNATTGPSSG
- a CDS encoding metal-dependent hydrolase; protein product: MWPWAHAALGYLAYTLYLRGRFSERPVGLPVVALGFGTQLPDLIDKTLAWYVGVLPYGRSLAHSLLTGTVIMLAVVAVLRLRGAETSGTALAIGYASHFFGDAFGSLVSLSFGDLVFLAWPLAPSPSTETVGILTHLRDIEGSPLFLFGLGLTVVGLGLWYRHGLPGLRELVGLLTSEGRSPESDVE
- a CDS encoding DUF7342 family protein, producing MTDPGLESWTDGLSSRERVREIATTLTRPRSVEWVREQAQISSWQTAKDELEMLVEFGQIHDIEGDDGNTKYAPNYQLRYFNEVTELINDHSREELREEIATIQAEIDEWKTEFDIESRDDLESTLTDDDLTSEAIQERNRVLRQWETYEDNKRLLKHALELYDDARSLYPGQDGSPNSSMPLSQ
- a CDS encoding RNA-guided endonuclease InsQ/TnpB family protein, giving the protein MLATTRTYRAKIVNHSQVSDDLDQCGFSASKLWNVARYYTQGRWDEDGEIPDDGELKSELKEHERYSDLHSQSSQRVLEELAESFNSWYKARQRGDEDANPPGYRKHGDEHPRSTVTWKQKGIKHDSKHNKLRLSKGFNLKNHRSDFILCEYETRPDVTVENIQQVRAVWNGDRWELHLICKVEIPVENAPGDNTAGIDLGINNYLAIAYDDGEAELYPGNVLKQDKHYFTRDEYDTEGENGPSRRALRARQKLSRRKDHFLHALAKHIVEQCIDHEVGRIPIGDLSEIREDENGDSRNWGKRGNKKLHGWEFDRFTTLLEYKAEEHGILVDRTSERDTSKTCSCCGRKRDANRVERGLYVCESCGATMNADVNGAVNIRRKITQSPPTEDMSNGRLARPVAYLFNQTSGSFRPREQVGCEP
- a CDS encoding ABC transporter ATP-binding protein, which produces MATEGRESTDASSPDEPVLAADGVSVDRGGTRVLTDVSLAVPPEARMLIRGPSGAGKTTLFRVLGLLEPPTEGRILVRGTDAASLPERKRAALRRDHVGIVFQDFQLIPDLTARENAALPQEHGGSHDGEWLDTLFERLDIVDLTDQYPASLSGGEKQRVAIARALANRPAVVLADEPTGQLDPDTEGRVLDLLDEATAETALVVVSHDRALGERFERTVTLRDGQIVGR
- a CDS encoding sodium/phosphate symporter translates to MTDRRRGLALVALATLAVGIATRAWPLYWSPYPATLDAFRYARLAEATIEGTLPVAVIQADELVFTMVHGVLAAVTGVSTLHIAQPMVAVTGGASCLTAVALVARISRERDWSTRRLRIAATTAGLGIAVEGLYLRRSGVPDEEAFGLLVVPLLALVAWQALRTRRPAWWIPTVLLALTMPPLHNMSGLVAGMTLTGIATVALVRGRDRWDVLAALAVGGGYWTVYFGYALAAPAVGLQLTYSGLLGGTLGLFVAWVVAVGIIAVWARSASTMALRVAWLLPVGGWFVLVGVNAVVTIYPGTVPSPRLVVLLIGAYVVPVALVGVGIREGRQGAGVTAFAALLAPVGLVYYGLTGTLTPQFFGYVIRVQSFAHLPAFVFVGAALGSLVVGHRAGTRSVVRSAGGTAADGGVSAYLGSDNETSRLATVGRVALVVVVVGALAATVPIGYMDLDTGAVPSTTTPGEFQGVTFAERHVEGPYATDHALSRVGLLYYTDTAATVEVAPIRSWLQGGPPPTCPVLVAKDWVTAGAHLYPTAPETLSPERYEQFLERRDVVYHSGGLDSHTLVVPRNSSSEDC